From Pararhodobacter zhoushanensis, the proteins below share one genomic window:
- the lptF gene encoding LPS export ABC transporter permease LptF — MARLDRYILAQLLWVFGFFSLVLVSVYWVNRAVRLFDQLISNGQPMSVFLEFTALSLPMLIRTVLPISAFVAATYVTLSLLRSSEITVLQAAGISPFRLARPVVAFGLIVTAFLIVLMHFLIPEARAELSRRQMEVAQNLTASLLQDGVFQHPANGVTFFITEITAEGTMRGIYLSDARSQLQRIDYTARTALIVPEASGPKLVMIDGQAQIFDRRTGRLSVTGFGDFTYDLSTMTGPAGRGRSVQELGSSELLAATPALLEETRASVAQFRFELVSRFVDGFAAVAAALIGFSSLIAGGFSRLGFWREVVVAVVLMALVQTLTNALAGPAMRSTALAWLGIVPLGLAVAVSLGLIAWATRKRRVRT, encoded by the coding sequence GTGGCGCGGCTGGATCGTTACATTCTGGCGCAGCTCTTGTGGGTATTTGGTTTTTTCTCGCTGGTGCTGGTGTCGGTCTATTGGGTGAACCGGGCGGTTCGCCTGTTTGATCAGTTGATCAGCAATGGTCAGCCGATGTCGGTATTTCTGGAGTTCACCGCGCTGAGCCTGCCGATGCTGATCCGCACGGTGCTGCCGATTTCGGCCTTTGTCGCGGCGACCTATGTGACGCTCAGCCTGCTCAGAAGCAGCGAAATCACCGTGTTGCAGGCCGCCGGGATCTCGCCGTTCCGGCTGGCGCGGCCGGTGGTGGCCTTTGGGCTGATCGTCACCGCCTTCCTGATCGTGCTGATGCATTTCCTGATCCCCGAAGCGCGCGCCGAGCTGTCGCGCCGCCAGATGGAGGTTGCGCAGAACCTGACGGCCTCGTTGCTGCAGGACGGGGTCTTTCAGCATCCGGCGAACGGGGTGACGTTCTTCATCACCGAGATCACCGCCGAGGGCACGATGCGCGGCATCTATCTGTCGGACGCGCGCAGCCAGTTGCAGCGGATCGACTACACCGCCCGCACGGCGCTGATCGTGCCCGAGGCCAGCGGGCCGAAGCTGGTGATGATTGACGGGCAGGCACAGATTTTTGACCGGCGGACCGGGCGCTTGTCGGTGACGGGATTTGGCGATTTCACCTATGATCTCAGCACGATGACCGGTCCTGCTGGCCGGGGACGCTCGGTGCAGGAGTTGGGATCGTCGGAACTGCTTGCCGCCACGCCCGCGCTGCTGGAGGAAACCCGCGCCAGCGTCGCGCAGTTCCGGTTTGAGCTGGTGTCGCGCTTTGTCGATGGCTTTGCCGCCGTTGCCGCCGCGCTGATCGGCTTTTCGTCGCTGATCGCGGGCGGGTTCAGCCGGCTGGGGTTCTGGCGCGAGGTGGTCGTGGCGGTGGTGCTGATGGCGCTGGTGCAGACGCTGACGAACGCGCTTGCCGGACCGGCGATGCGCTCGACCGCGCTGGCGTGGCTGGGCATCGTTCCGCTGGGGCTGGCGGTGGCGGTGTCGCTGGGGCTGATCGCCTGGGCGACGCGCAAACGGCGGGTCAGGACATGA
- a CDS encoding DNA polymerase III subunit chi, with translation MAVAKFYHLTRDPVEALLPVLVGKAIEIGLRVAVRGTDQARMETLDRTLWQGDGFLPHGMAGGPHDADQPCLLVWDTRPAEALPNTPGCLVTLDGAEVAAREAAAVERLCVVFDGTDEDAVVRARAQWRSLTGAGVEAEYWSRESGRWECKAKHPK, from the coding sequence ATGGCGGTTGCCAAATTCTACCACCTGACGCGCGACCCGGTTGAAGCCTTGCTGCCGGTGCTGGTCGGCAAGGCCATCGAGATCGGGTTGCGCGTTGCGGTGCGGGGCACCGATCAGGCGCGGATGGAGACGCTGGACCGCACGCTCTGGCAGGGCGACGGATTTCTGCCGCATGGCATGGCAGGCGGTCCGCATGACGCGGACCAGCCGTGCCTGTTGGTCTGGGATACGCGCCCGGCCGAAGCGTTGCCCAATACGCCGGGATGTCTGGTGACCCTTGACGGGGCCGAGGTGGCGGCACGCGAGGCGGCGGCCGTCGAGCGGCTTTGCGTGGTCTTTGACGGCACGGACGAAGACGCCGTTGTCCGCGCACGGGCGCAGTGGCGCAGCCTGACCGGCGCGGGGGTCGAGGCGGAGTACTGGAGCCGCGAGTCCGGGCGGTGGGAGTGCAAGGCGAAGCACCCGAAGTGA
- a CDS encoding LPS-assembly protein LptD has translation MPRTTHKTGTLGRIAIATLVKVHACVLVAGLAAPLLAPAPARAQTTATVMADQVYVDGSGRLVASGAVEIWQGSVRVTAERVMFDRVSDALDIQGPITISDGPDQVVMADAAQLSPNLRAGLVTSARVVLNQQLQIAAARIEAGVNGVSQMEAVVASSCPVCASDPTPLWEIRADRVIHDDNTGRIQFQRAQFRFAGVPILYAPRLNLPAPGTTRLRGMLRPEVSLDSDLGLQAGIPYFIPFGDTSDLTLTPRASSRGMVSLGFRYRLARQNGGIEMGGQISRDELLPGRTRGYGYVRALFHLANDWVLSADVLAASERSYLETYDITSEARLRGHVTLERIRRDQAVRARFLGFYSMRLADDNDTLPNAATQVDAEHHHSLAGGDLTLGMGATAFVRHSSLDGVQGRDVARAHVRLSWRRSAILPGGIVATGALAGRFDHVRVDDDSAYPDPLNRQAAQAMVELRWPWATTTDSGARHVIEPVMQVIDSRRNGVTLPNDDNTMPELDAGNLFALTRSSAEGAPDDGARINAGLRWARQDASSWSTEALVGRIWRRDTLAGFDPAHVQPLGGARSDWLLAGRLSHSDGYALTLRMLLDDDANVTRAETNFAWAGDRTEVSTSYLYLPASSFEARTVTLSEWSLDVKHELNNGWRTTVGWDYDVAQSIFAAARTGLAYSNECLAVNLTLARHFVTATNPSASTRFNMRVELLGIGGRAPNSSGRTCRA, from the coding sequence GTGCCACGCACCACGCACAAGACCGGGACCTTGGGCAGGATCGCGATCGCGACTCTGGTGAAGGTTCATGCCTGCGTGTTGGTGGCCGGTCTGGCCGCGCCGCTGCTTGCCCCCGCCCCCGCCCGTGCGCAAACGACAGCGACGGTGATGGCCGATCAGGTCTATGTTGACGGATCGGGCCGGCTGGTGGCCTCGGGCGCGGTGGAGATCTGGCAGGGGTCGGTGCGCGTCACGGCCGAGCGGGTGATGTTCGACCGGGTCAGTGATGCGCTGGATATTCAGGGGCCGATCACCATCAGCGATGGCCCCGATCAGGTGGTGATGGCCGATGCGGCGCAGCTCAGCCCCAATTTGCGCGCCGGACTGGTGACCTCGGCCCGGGTGGTGCTGAATCAGCAGTTGCAGATTGCCGCCGCGCGGATCGAAGCCGGCGTGAACGGTGTCAGCCAGATGGAAGCCGTCGTTGCGTCGAGCTGCCCGGTCTGTGCCTCGGACCCGACGCCGCTGTGGGAAATCCGCGCCGACCGGGTGATTCATGACGACAATACCGGGCGGATCCAGTTTCAGCGCGCGCAGTTCCGCTTTGCCGGGGTGCCGATCCTGTACGCGCCACGCCTGAACCTGCCCGCCCCGGGCACGACCCGGCTGCGCGGCATGCTGCGGCCCGAGGTCAGTCTGGACAGCGATCTGGGTCTGCAGGCGGGCATCCCCTATTTCATCCCCTTCGGGGACACCAGCGACCTGACGCTGACGCCCCGGGCGTCGTCGCGGGGTATGGTGTCACTGGGCTTTCGCTATCGGTTGGCGCGGCAGAACGGCGGGATCGAGATGGGCGGACAGATCTCGCGCGATGAGCTGCTGCCGGGGCGAACGCGCGGCTATGGCTATGTGCGCGCGCTGTTCCATCTGGCCAATGACTGGGTTTTGTCGGCCGATGTGCTGGCAGCATCCGAGCGCAGCTATCTTGAGACCTATGACATCACCAGTGAAGCCCGGCTGCGTGGTCATGTAACGCTGGAACGTATCCGCCGCGATCAGGCGGTCCGGGCGCGCTTTCTTGGCTTTTATTCGATGCGTCTGGCGGATGACAACGACACGCTGCCCAACGCCGCCACGCAGGTCGATGCCGAGCATCACCACAGCCTTGCCGGGGGCGACCTGACGCTTGGCATGGGGGCGACGGCCTTTGTGCGCCATTCCTCGCTTGACGGGGTTCAGGGGCGTGACGTGGCGCGGGCGCATGTGCGTCTGAGCTGGCGGCGCAGCGCGATCCTGCCGGGCGGCATTGTCGCCACCGGCGCGTTGGCCGGTCGGTTCGATCATGTCCGCGTCGACGACGACAGCGCCTATCCCGACCCGCTGAACCGACAGGCGGCGCAGGCGATGGTCGAACTGCGCTGGCCCTGGGCCACCACCACCGACAGCGGTGCACGCCATGTGATCGAGCCGGTGATGCAGGTGATCGACAGCCGCCGCAACGGCGTGACGCTGCCCAATGACGACAACACCATGCCAGAACTGGACGCGGGCAATCTGTTCGCCCTGACCCGCTCGTCCGCCGAAGGTGCGCCGGATGACGGCGCGCGGATCAACGCCGGTTTGCGGTGGGCCCGGCAGGATGCAAGCAGCTGGTCGACCGAGGCGCTGGTCGGGCGCATCTGGCGCCGCGATACGCTGGCAGGCTTTGATCCGGCGCATGTGCAGCCCCTGGGCGGGGCGCGGTCGGACTGGTTGCTGGCCGGACGGCTGAGCCATTCGGACGGCTATGCGCTGACCCTGCGGATGCTGCTGGACGATGACGCCAATGTGACCCGGGCCGAGACCAATTTCGCCTGGGCCGGGGACCGGACCGAGGTATCAACGAGCTATCTGTACCTGCCCGCCAGCAGCTTCGAGGCGCGCACGGTCACGCTGAGCGAATGGTCACTGGACGTGAAGCACGAGTTGAACAACGGCTGGCGAACCACGGTGGGCTGGGACTATGACGTGGCGCAAAGCATCTTCGCGGCGGCACGGACCGGACTGGCCTATAGCAACGAGTGTCTGGCGGTCAATCTGACGCTGGCGCGGCACTTTGTGACGGCGACGAATCCCTCGGCCTCGACCCGGTTCAACATGCGGGTCGAGCTGTTGGGAATCGGCGGACGCGCGCCCAACAGCAGCGGGCGCACCTGCCGCGCCTGA
- a CDS encoding leucyl aminopeptidase produces the protein MALPDIQFTAPDPAALAAHTGRVVVFADLTLDAEAKRVDRLMRGALTRAVAADSWSSVKPGDGLMLAFPTGLSASAVQLVRLPRKAEAEVLLKAGATIAKGLKPEGALVLARLVKPLPALIEGLALRSYLYSRKAEAPKLPGTIQIAHPEPEASATLCAEVLGRAEAVHFTRDLVNDPANILTTTEFADRLLAMTAMGLSVEVLDEPELEKLGMRALLGVGQGSESPTKVVVMQWKGAEGAPLALVGKGVVFDTGGISIKPAGGMEEMIMDMGGAAVVAGTMRALAARKAKAHVVGLVGLVENMPDGKAQRPGDVVTSMKGDTIEIINTDAEGRLVLADVLWYAQERFAPRAIVDLATLTGACLVALGFENAAVFSNDDPFCADLLKAAQTQGEGAWRMPLSPAYDALIKSRMADMKNTGGRYGGAITAAQFLQRFIKDGQPWAHIDIAGVAYPSTDTTLAPKGASGWGVRTLDALVRAKFES, from the coding sequence ATGGCCCTTCCCGACATTCAGTTCACCGCGCCCGATCCCGCCGCGCTTGCCGCGCATACCGGCCGTGTCGTGGTCTTCGCCGATCTCACCCTCGATGCCGAGGCAAAGCGGGTTGATCGGTTGATGCGCGGCGCGCTGACCCGCGCGGTTGCCGCTGACAGCTGGTCCAGCGTGAAGCCGGGCGACGGGCTGATGCTGGCCTTTCCGACGGGGCTTTCGGCCAGCGCCGTGCAACTGGTCCGTTTGCCGCGCAAGGCTGAAGCCGAGGTTCTGCTCAAGGCCGGGGCTACCATCGCCAAGGGGCTCAAACCCGAGGGTGCGCTGGTGCTCGCCCGTCTGGTCAAGCCGCTGCCCGCGCTGATCGAAGGCCTTGCCCTGCGCAGCTATCTTTATTCGCGCAAGGCCGAAGCGCCCAAACTGCCGGGCACCATCCAGATTGCGCATCCCGAACCCGAGGCGAGTGCCACGCTCTGCGCTGAGGTGCTGGGCCGGGCCGAGGCCGTGCATTTCACCCGCGATCTGGTCAATGATCCGGCCAATATCCTGACCACGACCGAATTTGCCGACCGGCTGCTCGCGATGACAGCGATGGGGCTGAGCGTCGAGGTGCTCGACGAGCCCGAGCTGGAAAAACTGGGCATGCGCGCGCTTCTGGGCGTCGGGCAGGGGTCGGAAAGTCCGACCAAGGTTGTCGTCATGCAGTGGAAAGGCGCCGAAGGCGCGCCGCTGGCACTGGTTGGCAAGGGCGTCGTGTTTGATACCGGCGGCATCTCGATCAAGCCGGCGGGCGGCATGGAAGAGATGATCATGGACATGGGCGGCGCGGCGGTGGTCGCCGGCACCATGCGCGCGCTGGCGGCGCGCAAGGCCAAGGCGCATGTCGTCGGGCTGGTCGGGCTGGTCGAAAACATGCCCGATGGCAAGGCGCAGCGCCCCGGCGATGTCGTCACCTCGATGAAGGGCGATACCATTGAGATCATCAACACCGACGCCGAAGGCCGTCTGGTGCTGGCCGATGTGCTTTGGTACGCGCAGGAACGCTTCGCCCCCCGGGCCATCGTCGATCTGGCGACGTTGACGGGGGCCTGTCTTGTTGCGCTTGGCTTTGAAAACGCTGCGGTTTTCTCGAACGATGACCCGTTCTGCGCGGATCTGCTGAAAGCCGCGCAAACGCAAGGCGAAGGCGCGTGGCGCATGCCGCTGAGTCCGGCGTATGACGCGCTGATCAAGAGCCGCATGGCCGATATGAAGAACACCGGCGGACGCTATGGCGGCGCGATCACCGCAGCGCAGTTCCTGCAACGCTTTATCAAGGACGGGCAGCCCTGGGCGCATATCGACATCGCGGGCGTCGCCTATCCGTCGACCGACACCACATTGGCGCCCAAAGGGGCCTCGGGCTGGGGCGTGCGCACGCTGGACGCTCTGGTTCGGGCCAAGTTTGAAAGCTGA
- a CDS encoding enoyl-CoA hydratase-related protein, whose translation MNRQPATDSDPKAEQGPVVARRNRNSVAVLVLSGPDGNRMGPGLIAALDTAVAEALADTAVRAIVLTSSDDFCLGPHDDLPPPGPGRHKTPASLAALAALCTLIERAPKPVVCALRGRVSGGGLIVALAAAGRVCGPRAVFTCPELRAGRVPPAGGPVRLAWRVGAGPALRLMNGAVWSAEKAHKAGLIDAVHKEGLLAAAITRALALADGTSVADPRPGLADATRFRTAVAEARAALPAPFLSASMADHWLVDCIEAAQLLPPEQALDFAVIRAADAARRPEARALAHLARAARRALHPVPRPASGAVIVALDKEQAARWVPVMLHEGAPVILMGRDRATLADALETVAEAQLDLVEAGRLTEAEAEADWTRVSGRLALEPDQPIGVALADAAHIDWLAAQLPDTVPLALWSPAGERHPRAVTVVPAPTRPTRLCEIVSSKAAAVDVVAGLALQMRLTPLRARGGPLLAPLIRATAQAAARLRAAGVSVGELTATGIVPPGLDQGAVAAEREPLPLPVERLILLAVVNAAARLLEDGHAARPSDVDLALVLGAGWPNWRGGPLAEADALGPMVLRHELRAAAALDAELWTPEPMLDEMIRRGWRFEDLNAG comes from the coding sequence GTGAACCGTCAACCCGCGACCGACAGTGATCCGAAGGCGGAACAAGGCCCTGTTGTCGCGCGTCGCAATAGAAACAGCGTCGCGGTGCTGGTCCTGAGCGGACCAGACGGCAATCGCATGGGCCCCGGCCTGATCGCAGCGCTGGACACCGCGGTGGCCGAGGCGCTGGCGGATACCGCCGTTCGCGCCATCGTTCTGACCTCCTCGGATGATTTCTGTCTGGGCCCCCATGACGACCTGCCCCCGCCGGGACCGGGCCGCCACAAGACCCCGGCCAGCCTTGCCGCGCTCGCCGCGCTGTGCACCCTGATCGAACGCGCGCCCAAACCCGTGGTCTGTGCCCTGCGCGGGCGTGTCTCGGGGGGCGGGCTGATTGTCGCGCTGGCGGCGGCGGGGCGCGTGTGCGGTCCCCGGGCGGTGTTCACCTGCCCCGAACTGCGCGCCGGGCGCGTGCCGCCTGCGGGCGGACCGGTACGGCTGGCGTGGCGCGTCGGTGCCGGCCCGGCGCTGCGCCTGATGAACGGCGCGGTGTGGTCGGCGGAGAAGGCACACAAAGCCGGTCTGATCGACGCCGTGCACAAGGAAGGGCTGTTGGCCGCCGCGATCACCCGCGCGCTGGCGCTGGCCGATGGCACCAGCGTTGCAGATCCGCGCCCCGGTCTGGCCGATGCGACCCGCTTCCGCACCGCCGTGGCCGAGGCCCGGGCCGCCCTGCCCGCGCCGTTTCTCAGCGCCTCGATGGCCGATCACTGGCTGGTCGACTGTATCGAAGCGGCGCAATTGCTGCCCCCCGAACAGGCGCTCGACTTTGCCGTCATCCGCGCCGCCGACGCCGCCCGCCGCCCCGAGGCCCGGGCCTTGGCCCATCTCGCACGGGCCGCGCGCCGTGCCCTGCACCCGGTCCCGCGCCCGGCCAGCGGCGCGGTCATCGTTGCGCTGGACAAGGAACAGGCCGCGCGGTGGGTGCCGGTGATGCTGCACGAAGGCGCGCCGGTGATCCTGATGGGACGCGACCGCGCTACCCTGGCCGATGCGCTGGAAACCGTCGCCGAGGCACAGCTGGATCTGGTCGAAGCGGGGCGCCTGACCGAGGCCGAGGCCGAAGCCGACTGGACCCGCGTCTCAGGCCGTCTGGCGCTGGAGCCGGATCAGCCCATCGGCGTGGCGCTGGCCGATGCGGCGCATATCGACTGGCTGGCGGCGCAACTGCCCGACACGGTGCCGCTCGCCTTGTGGTCACCGGCGGGCGAGCGGCACCCCCGCGCGGTCACTGTCGTGCCCGCGCCGACCCGCCCGACCCGGCTGTGCGAGATCGTCAGCAGCAAGGCGGCTGCCGTCGACGTAGTGGCCGGGCTGGCGTTGCAGATGCGGCTCACCCCGTTGCGCGCGCGCGGCGGGCCGCTTCTGGCCCCGTTGATCCGGGCAACGGCGCAGGCTGCCGCGCGTCTGCGGGCCGCCGGGGTCAGTGTGGGCGAGTTGACGGCGACAGGGATTGTCCCGCCGGGTCTGGATCAGGGCGCAGTCGCAGCCGAACGCGAACCCCTGCCGCTGCCCGTCGAGCGGCTGATCCTGCTGGCCGTGGTCAACGCGGCAGCCAGACTGCTGGAAGACGGGCATGCCGCGCGCCCTTCGGATGTGGATCTGGCGCTGGTCCTGGGGGCGGGCTGGCCGAACTGGCGCGGCGGTCCGCTGGCCGAAGCCGACGCGCTGGGGCCGATGGTCTTGCGGCACGAATTGCGCGCGGCGGCGGCGCTGGATGCCGAGCTCTGGACGCCAGAACCGATGCTGGACGAGATGATCCGACGCGGCTGGCGGTTTGAGGATCTAAATGCGGGTTAA
- a CDS encoding YeeE/YedE family protein: MDIDWIWGLVGGLMIGAAASFYLLGSGRIMGASGIIGGLVDRSGWSTWAERLSFIAGLALVPMLVRGFAAEPVQTNITTNLSAIVAAGLLVGVGTRLANGCTSGHGVCGISRLSMRGIIATVFYLIAGGLSVIVFRHWLSVI; the protein is encoded by the coding sequence ATGGATATCGATTGGATCTGGGGCCTCGTCGGGGGCCTCATGATCGGCGCTGCGGCGTCGTTCTATCTGCTGGGCAGCGGCCGGATCATGGGCGCGTCGGGCATCATCGGCGGTCTGGTCGACCGCTCGGGCTGGAGCACCTGGGCCGAACGGCTGAGCTTTATCGCGGGTCTGGCACTGGTGCCGATGCTGGTGCGCGGCTTCGCAGCCGAGCCTGTGCAGACCAACATCACCACCAACCTGTCGGCCATCGTCGCGGCAGGCCTGCTGGTCGGCGTCGGCACGCGGCTGGCCAATGGCTGTACCTCAGGACACGGGGTCTGCGGTATCTCGCGCCTGTCGATGCGCGGGATCATCGCGACGGTATTCTATCTCATCGCGGGCGGGTTGTCCGTGATCGTCTTCCGCCATTGGCTTTCGGTGATCTGA
- a CDS encoding MBL fold metallo-hydrolase, whose translation MQPEVYGFFDEATFTITYVVRDPSSTKCAIVDSVLDFDYASGRTDTRSADTVIAFVKEKGFEVEWLLESHVHADHLSAAPYLQQALGGKIGIGENIRVVQDTFGKVFNEGTEFQRDGSQFDRLFKNGDSFHIGQMRGDVLHTPGHTPACLTYVVGDAAFVGDTLFMPDFGTARCDFPGGSAETLYESIQTILALPEATRIFVGHDYKAPGRDEYAWETTVAEQKAFNIHVGAGKPAEAFVSMRTERDSTLAMPRLIIPSLQVNMRAGQMPPPEDNGVSYIKVPMNRL comes from the coding sequence ATGCAACCGGAAGTTTACGGCTTTTTCGACGAAGCGACCTTCACCATCACCTATGTCGTCCGCGACCCGTCCAGCACCAAATGCGCCATCGTCGATTCCGTGCTTGATTTCGACTATGCCTCGGGGCGGACCGATACCCGCTCGGCCGATACGGTGATCGCCTTTGTCAAAGAGAAGGGGTTCGAGGTCGAATGGCTGCTCGAAAGCCATGTCCATGCTGATCATCTCTCGGCAGCGCCCTATCTGCAGCAGGCGCTGGGGGGCAAGATCGGTATCGGTGAGAACATCAGGGTCGTGCAGGACACCTTCGGCAAGGTGTTCAATGAGGGGACCGAGTTCCAGCGCGACGGCTCGCAGTTCGACCGGTTGTTCAAGAATGGCGACAGTTTCCACATTGGCCAGATGCGCGGCGATGTGCTGCACACACCGGGCCATACGCCGGCCTGCCTGACCTATGTGGTGGGCGATGCGGCCTTTGTCGGTGACACGCTGTTCATGCCCGATTTCGGCACGGCACGCTGTGACTTCCCCGGTGGCTCGGCCGAGACGCTTTATGAGTCGATCCAGACGATCCTGGCGCTGCCCGAGGCGACGCGGATCTTTGTCGGTCATGATTACAAGGCACCGGGACGCGACGAATACGCCTGGGAAACCACCGTTGCCGAACAGAAGGCGTTCAACATTCACGTCGGCGCGGGCAAACCCGCCGAGGCGTTTGTGTCCATGCGTACGGAACGCGATTCCACGCTGGCGATGCCACGGCTGATCATTCCGTCGCTGCAGGTGAACATGCGCGCCGGGCAGATGCCGCCGCCGGAAGACAATGGTGTGAGCTATATCAAGGTGCCTATGAACCGGCTTTGA
- a CDS encoding TraR/DksA family transcriptional regulator: MTQLPADDLPRRKAQLIARLAELDQRLHGIEDELLSHQSRDWEELATERENDEVLTSIGDDGRAELRMIFAALARLDAGSYGVCVTCAAPIAAERLDLLPATPFCRDCAP; the protein is encoded by the coding sequence GTGACCCAGTTGCCCGCCGATGACCTGCCGCGCCGCAAAGCCCAACTGATCGCCCGACTGGCCGAACTTGATCAGCGTCTGCATGGGATCGAGGATGAACTGCTCTCGCACCAGTCGCGTGACTGGGAAGAACTGGCCACCGAACGCGAAAACGATGAGGTTCTCACCTCGATCGGGGATGACGGACGCGCCGAGCTGCGCATGATCTTCGCGGCGCTCGCAAGGCTGGACGCAGGCAGCTACGGCGTTTGCGTGACCTGTGCCGCCCCCATCGCCGCCGAGCGGCTGGACCTGTTGCCTGCAACCCCGTTCTGCCGGGACTGCGCGCCCTAA
- the lptG gene encoding LPS export ABC transporter permease LptG: protein MTLGLYLVRRLAASFALIGSVFFGMLLLFEIVEMVRRFGGGSTSMTEIVWLSLLRVPATFYQILPLLTILSSMAMTLGLARSSELVVIRSAGRSAMRMLREPFLATILFGAVLVALLNPLVAGASRAYQQRLQAMHSPDQQAQISLEGSALWLRQGDALGQTVIRAQSVDPDGLGFGDVSFQLFERDTGLPLQRIEARSARLEPGRWLLTDAKIWDLAADNPERDARSQISLDVPSDLTGERIRESFNRAGTLSIWDLPDFIRALDRAGLSSRPHRAQFQAELALPLLMAAMLMVGAVLCFKHTRAGGVGTRILLTVLAGFALFFLRNFAQVLGENGQIPLSLAVWTPPIASMLLALGVLLHLEDG from the coding sequence ATGACGCTGGGCCTGTATCTGGTGCGCCGTCTGGCCGCGAGTTTTGCGCTGATCGGCTCGGTGTTCTTCGGCATGCTGTTGCTGTTCGAGATTGTCGAGATGGTCCGGCGCTTTGGCGGCGGCAGCACCTCGATGACCGAAATCGTCTGGTTGTCGCTGCTGCGCGTGCCCGCGACCTTCTACCAGATCCTGCCGCTGCTCACGATCCTGTCGTCAATGGCGATGACGCTGGGTCTGGCGCGCTCGTCCGAACTGGTGGTGATCCGCTCGGCCGGGCGCAGCGCGATGCGCATGCTGCGCGAGCCGTTTCTGGCGACGATCCTGTTCGGCGCCGTGCTGGTGGCGCTGCTCAACCCGTTGGTGGCGGGTGCGTCGCGCGCGTATCAGCAGCGCCTGCAGGCGATGCACAGCCCCGACCAACAGGCGCAGATCTCGCTTGAGGGATCGGCGCTGTGGCTGCGGCAGGGCGATGCGCTGGGGCAGACGGTGATCCGCGCGCAATCGGTGGACCCTGACGGTCTGGGCTTTGGCGATGTGTCGTTTCAGCTGTTCGAGCGCGATACCGGCCTGCCCCTGCAACGCATCGAGGCGCGCAGCGCCCGGCTGGAGCCGGGGCGCTGGCTGCTGACCGACGCGAAGATCTGGGATCTGGCCGCCGACAACCCCGAACGCGATGCGCGAAGCCAGATCTCGCTGGATGTACCCAGCGACCTGACCGGCGAGCGCATCCGCGAGAGCTTCAACCGGGCGGGCACGCTGTCGATCTGGGATCTGCCCGATTTCATCCGCGCGCTGGACCGGGCGGGCCTGTCGTCACGCCCGCACCGGGCGCAGTTTCAGGCCGAACTGGCGCTGCCGCTGCTGATGGCGGCGATGTTGATGGTGGGGGCGGTGTTGTGTTTCAAACACACGCGCGCCGGCGGTGTGGGCACCCGCATTTTGCTGACGGTTCTGGCCGGTTTTGCCCTGTTCTTTTTGCGCAATTTCGCGCAAGTTCTGGGTGAGAATGGGCAGATCCCGTTGTCGCTGGCCGTATGGACACCACCGATAGCTTCCATGCTGCTGGCGCTTGGGGTATTGCTGCATCTGGAGGACGGATAG